From Phenylobacterium montanum, the proteins below share one genomic window:
- a CDS encoding SMP-30/gluconolactonase/LRE family protein has translation MMSPTLDLQALAAAAFFAAALGLLTRPRFARSALSPFPTGQLGRVILAGLALLPATVLAASMAVPFLAFFAAVLGAVITLILALYAFARGVRAIWPLPVAMLLTMALIAGLQPLGLKVMLLPKADPLPYVPVPASVVKTYGEGVWFESVRAGPDGTLYLAANIGLDFSRGDYYRRAHGEVIARKTDGSERILFTTPTGSAAGVFAVAPDGTLYMSSNGVTPGIWRITQDGHGKMLVRLPRGAWPNGLDFGPDGDLYSPDSSLGLVWRVDPRSGAAQVAVKDRSLSARPFISLAPGANGLHFKGRDMIVTVSDSTKVLSFEMDQAGKFKAPKTLASGIPGDDFAIGRDESFFITTHPYNTVVRVAPDGRRSVVADARDSIVGATDAVFGRTDADRDTLYVATDGGAFRGGTRTRGQLVALKPYARN, from the coding sequence ATGATGTCTCCCACCCTCGACCTTCAGGCGCTCGCTGCCGCCGCGTTCTTCGCCGCGGCGCTTGGGCTCCTGACGCGTCCCCGCTTCGCCCGGTCGGCGTTGTCGCCGTTCCCAACGGGCCAGTTGGGACGAGTGATCCTGGCCGGTCTGGCGCTACTTCCTGCGACTGTCCTGGCCGCGTCCATGGCTGTCCCTTTCCTCGCTTTTTTTGCTGCGGTCCTGGGCGCCGTCATCACCCTCATTTTGGCCCTCTACGCCTTCGCCCGCGGCGTTCGCGCGATCTGGCCTCTCCCGGTCGCGATGTTGCTCACCATGGCGCTCATCGCCGGCCTCCAACCCCTGGGATTGAAAGTTATGCTGTTGCCCAAAGCCGACCCGCTTCCGTACGTGCCCGTGCCCGCGTCGGTGGTCAAAACCTACGGCGAGGGCGTCTGGTTTGAGAGCGTCCGCGCGGGGCCCGACGGCACGCTATATCTTGCAGCCAACATCGGCCTCGACTTCTCTCGGGGCGACTATTACCGCCGCGCCCACGGCGAGGTGATCGCCCGCAAGACCGACGGATCCGAGCGGATTCTCTTCACGACGCCGACTGGATCGGCGGCGGGCGTCTTCGCGGTCGCGCCGGACGGGACGCTCTATATGTCCAGCAATGGGGTCACGCCCGGCATCTGGCGCATCACCCAGGATGGCCACGGCAAGATGCTGGTGCGCCTGCCGAGGGGCGCCTGGCCGAACGGGCTCGATTTCGGGCCGGACGGTGATCTCTACTCGCCGGACAGTTCGCTCGGCCTCGTATGGCGGGTCGATCCACGCAGCGGTGCGGCCCAGGTCGCCGTTAAGGACCGGTCGTTGTCCGCGCGGCCCTTCATCTCTTTGGCGCCCGGCGCCAACGGACTGCATTTCAAAGGCCGCGACATGATCGTGACCGTCTCCGACAGCACCAAAGTGCTCAGCTTTGAGATGGACCAGGCGGGCAAATTCAAGGCGCCTAAGACCCTAGCCTCCGGTATTCCCGGCGACGACTTCGCGATCGGGCGGGACGAGTCCTTCTTCATCACGACCCATCCTTACAACACCGTCGTCCGAGTCGCCCCCGACGGACGCAGATCGGTAGTCGCCGACGCGCGCGACTCCATCGTGGGGGCGACAGATGCCGTCTTCGGCCGAACCGATGCAGACCGCGACACCCTCTACGTCGCCACCGACGGCGGCGCCTTTCGCGGTGGAACCAGAACCCGGGGGCAGCTGGTGGCGCTGAAACCGTATGCCCGGAACTGA
- a CDS encoding MFS transporter has protein sequence MTETEAGPPPKAMRWVILAASLGCSIEFYDFIIFAFFAVQIGQSFFPSNDRYASLMGALATFAAGFLSRPLGAYVLGGYADRAGRRPAMLLSMVLMGLAIAALALTPSYSVIGLAAPIVAVAARLVQGFALGGEIGSSTVYMVEAGGSGRRGWNAGMQGAAQYAAAALGALVGVGLSSALSEVQLATFGWRIALLLGATVVPFALVIRRALPETMGRPEPARPRRAVAGPNFTQVVWLGGLIMASSTIGAYIFAYTATFGETQLHLSTRASMEGQTAASAVGVVASLAGGWLCDRWGRRALMIWPQLAFALLTVPCFAWLLAYRTVASLVSTNLLLGGLSAITASALYAAVIESLAPLQRSRAFALIYAVPIAVFGGTTQLFVTWLMRVTGTPMSLAWFLTAVNLVGLAAMMLLPESAPGRWAPMKTSEVSQA, from the coding sequence ATGACCGAAACAGAGGCTGGCCCGCCGCCGAAGGCGATGCGGTGGGTGATCCTCGCCGCGTCGCTGGGCTGCAGTATCGAGTTCTATGACTTCATTATCTTCGCCTTCTTCGCCGTTCAGATCGGCCAGAGCTTCTTCCCCTCGAACGACCGTTACGCCAGCCTCATGGGGGCGTTGGCGACCTTCGCCGCAGGGTTCCTCAGCCGCCCGCTCGGCGCCTATGTGCTGGGCGGCTATGCCGACCGGGCGGGTCGCAGGCCCGCCATGCTGCTCAGCATGGTGCTCATGGGGCTGGCCATTGCCGCCCTGGCCCTAACCCCGTCCTATAGCGTCATCGGCCTGGCCGCGCCGATCGTCGCGGTAGCGGCGCGATTGGTCCAGGGCTTTGCGCTGGGCGGCGAAATCGGCTCCTCGACCGTCTACATGGTCGAGGCTGGCGGATCTGGGCGGCGGGGCTGGAACGCCGGCATGCAAGGGGCCGCTCAATATGCGGCCGCCGCCCTCGGGGCGCTGGTCGGGGTTGGGCTAAGCTCGGCGCTCAGCGAGGTCCAGCTCGCCACGTTCGGCTGGCGTATCGCCCTACTCCTCGGCGCCACGGTGGTTCCCTTCGCGCTCGTGATCCGCCGCGCCCTGCCCGAGACCATGGGACGCCCCGAGCCTGCACGCCCCCGTCGGGCGGTCGCCGGCCCCAACTTCACCCAGGTGGTCTGGCTGGGCGGTCTGATCATGGCCAGTAGCACGATCGGCGCCTACATCTTCGCCTACACCGCCACCTTCGGCGAAACCCAGCTCCACCTCTCGACCCGGGCCTCAATGGAGGGCCAGACCGCCGCCAGCGCAGTCGGCGTCGTCGCCTCCCTCGCCGGCGGCTGGCTGTGCGACCGCTGGGGCCGGCGCGCCCTGATGATCTGGCCCCAGCTCGCCTTCGCCCTGCTGACGGTCCCCTGTTTCGCCTGGCTGTTGGCGTATCGGACCGTCGCGAGCCTTGTCTCGACCAACCTGCTGCTTGGTGGGCTATCTGCCATCACCGCGAGCGCGCTCTACGCCGCGGTGATCGAGAGCCTTGCGCCGCTACAACGCAGTCGCGCCTTCGCCCTGATCTATGCTGTGCCGATCGCCGTTTTCGGCGGCACGACCCAGCTGTTTGTGACCTGGCTGATGAGGGTCACCGGCACGCCCATGTCGCTGGCCTGGTTCCTGACTGCGGTCAACCTGGTCGGCCTGGCCGCCATGATGCTCCTCCCCGAGAGCGCGCCGGGGCGGTGGGCGCCGATGAAGACCTCCGAGGTCTCCCAAGCCTGA
- a CDS encoding FAD-dependent oxidoreductase — MSLIDTRRHQMFPVLEPAQVEAAKRFASAEARTFAPGEQLFEVGEQHSPVWLILEGSVAVVRRDGLGREQPVTIHRPGHFTGEVSQLAGRSSLAAAKAGANGCVALPFDTAHLRALVIGSAEIGEIVMRALILRRVALIEGDASGSVLIGRPGERNLTRLQGFLTRNGNPNTILDAVHDAEGQALIQRLGIGPDDLPLLVCPDGTVLKRPSDAEAAIGLGMTPQLDPARVYDVAVVGAGPAGLATAVYAASEGLSVVVLDQRAIGGQAGASARIENYLGFPTGISGQALAGRAYNQALKFGAELALPLEVTRLDCEHRQIHGGHLLRLELGDDEVVQVRTVVVASGARYRRPDIANLSAFEGAGVSYWASPVEARQCEDAEVVLVGGGNSAGQAVVFLAPRVRKLHLVIRGEGLEASMSQYLIDRIAALPNVELHAGTEVAALEGDHSLGLSSATFRDRASGVLQTVPLRHLFLFVGADPNADWLKGCVTLDEKGFVITGAGEQPSLSLQTNLSGVFAIGDVRAGSVKRVAAAVGEGAAVVAQIHQYLAGLG, encoded by the coding sequence ATGAGCCTGATCGACACCCGGCGTCATCAGATGTTCCCCGTGCTCGAACCCGCACAGGTCGAGGCGGCGAAGCGCTTCGCCAGCGCCGAGGCCCGCACCTTCGCGCCGGGTGAGCAGCTGTTCGAGGTGGGCGAACAACACTCGCCCGTATGGCTGATCCTGGAGGGCTCTGTCGCCGTGGTGCGCCGGGACGGGCTGGGCCGGGAACAGCCGGTCACGATCCACAGGCCTGGGCATTTTACCGGGGAGGTCAGTCAGTTGGCTGGACGCTCGTCTCTCGCGGCGGCCAAGGCCGGGGCGAACGGATGCGTCGCCTTGCCATTCGACACGGCGCATCTGCGCGCCCTGGTGATCGGTTCGGCCGAGATCGGCGAGATCGTCATGCGCGCGCTGATCCTGCGGCGTGTCGCCCTGATCGAGGGCGATGCGTCGGGATCGGTGCTGATCGGCCGGCCCGGTGAGCGGAACCTGACCCGTCTGCAGGGCTTTCTGACCCGCAACGGCAATCCGAACACCATTCTCGACGCCGTCCATGACGCCGAGGGTCAGGCCCTGATTCAGCGGCTCGGCATCGGTCCCGACGACCTGCCGCTGCTGGTCTGTCCCGATGGAACTGTGCTGAAGCGGCCCAGCGACGCCGAGGCGGCGATCGGCCTGGGCATGACGCCTCAGCTGGATCCGGCCAGGGTCTATGACGTGGCCGTGGTGGGCGCGGGGCCGGCGGGACTGGCGACCGCAGTCTATGCGGCTTCGGAAGGGCTCTCCGTCGTGGTGCTGGACCAGCGCGCGATCGGCGGCCAAGCGGGCGCCTCGGCGCGGATCGAGAACTATCTCGGCTTCCCGACCGGCATCTCGGGGCAGGCTCTGGCGGGGCGGGCCTACAATCAGGCGCTGAAGTTTGGCGCCGAACTGGCCCTGCCGCTCGAGGTCACGCGGCTGGACTGCGAACATCGCCAGATTCATGGCGGGCATCTGCTGCGGTTGGAGCTTGGCGACGACGAGGTGGTTCAGGTCCGCACCGTCGTGGTGGCGTCCGGCGCCCGCTATCGGCGGCCCGACATCGCCAACCTGTCGGCGTTCGAGGGCGCGGGCGTTTCCTACTGGGCCTCGCCGGTTGAGGCGCGCCAATGCGAAGATGCGGAGGTCGTCCTGGTCGGCGGGGGCAACTCCGCCGGTCAGGCGGTAGTGTTCCTGGCGCCCCGGGTCAGGAAGCTTCACCTGGTCATCCGCGGCGAGGGGCTCGAGGCCTCAATGTCCCAATATCTGATCGACCGTATTGCAGCGCTGCCGAATGTCGAGCTGCATGCCGGGACGGAGGTCGCCGCTCTGGAGGGCGACCACAGCCTCGGCCTCAGCAGCGCGACCTTCCGTGATCGTGCGTCCGGCGTCTTGCAAACCGTCCCGCTGCGCCACCTATTCCTGTTCGTGGGCGCAGACCCGAACGCCGACTGGCTGAAGGGCTGCGTGACTTTGGATGAGAAGGGCTTCGTGATCACGGGCGCCGGCGAACAGCCCTCGCTGTCCCTGCAGACAAACCTGTCGGGAGTCTTCGCTATCGGCGACGTCCGAGCAGGCTCGGTCAAGCGGGTGGCCGCAGCGGTCGGCGAGGGCGCGGCCGTAGTCGCGCAGATCCATCAGTATCTGGCGGGCCTGGGGTGA
- a CDS encoding alpha/beta fold hydrolase codes for MSIQTFHRTATVNGRKVFYREAGDPSAPTILLLHGLPTSSQMFRDLMPALADRFHLIAPDYIGFGHSDAPSHDEFDYTFDNLAAHVAGLVDVLGLTSYVLYMQDYGGPIGFRLFTQRPERVKGFIIQNANAYMEGVGEAPKQVLLPLWENRTPETEKPARDFVSLDGTRYHWLVGAKDPEAINPDNWVLDQALLDRPGVQDFQVDLLENYKTNIGLYPEWQAAFRAHQPRTLIVWGKHDPFFIPPGARAYLSDLPEARLVWLDAGHFVLDENCAQVAAEIKATFAQ; via the coding sequence ATGTCCATTCAAACCTTCCACCGCACCGCCACCGTCAACGGCCGCAAGGTCTTCTACCGTGAAGCCGGCGACCCAAGCGCGCCCACTATTCTGTTGCTGCACGGCCTGCCCACCAGCAGTCAGATGTTTCGCGATCTGATGCCGGCGCTGGCCGACCGGTTTCACCTGATTGCGCCGGACTACATTGGCTTCGGCCATTCCGACGCCCCGTCGCACGACGAGTTCGACTACACCTTCGACAACCTGGCTGCGCACGTGGCGGGTCTGGTCGATGTGCTCGGGCTGACCTCCTACGTCCTCTACATGCAGGACTATGGGGGCCCAATCGGCTTTCGACTTTTCACCCAACGGCCGGAGCGGGTGAAAGGCTTCATCATCCAGAACGCCAATGCTTACATGGAAGGTGTCGGCGAGGCGCCTAAGCAGGTTCTTCTGCCGTTGTGGGAGAACCGCACGCCCGAGACCGAGAAGCCCGCGCGCGATTTCGTCAGCCTGGACGGCACCCGCTACCACTGGCTGGTCGGCGCCAAGGATCCGGAGGCCATCAATCCGGACAATTGGGTCTTGGACCAGGCCCTGCTCGATCGGCCCGGCGTGCAGGACTTTCAGGTCGACCTGCTCGAAAACTACAAGACCAACATTGGCCTCTATCCGGAGTGGCAGGCCGCTTTCCGCGCGCACCAACCCAGGACGCTCATCGTCTGGGGCAAGCACGACCCGTTCTTCATCCCGCCGGGCGCGCGGGCCTACCTCAGCGACCTGCCTGAGGCGAGGCTGGTCTGGCTCGACGCCGGCCACTTCGTGCTCGACGAGAACTGCGCCCAGGTCGCCGCCGAGATCAAAGCCACGTTCGCCCAATAG
- a CDS encoding LysR family transcriptional regulator produces MSVLLAAVDGGSLSAASRKLRLPLATVSRKVSDLESHLKASLLIRSTKGLELTPAGRSYVVAAKAILEQVNEAERTAAGEYVEPKGDLVVTAPTMLGRLHALPIVLEFLTAFPDVAVSLVLTDRVAHFLDDQIDVALRVGNLPDSDLIATRLGSLRRVVCASPDYLSARGEPATPSELEAHSVISFGGVSEVQSWSFWSGDEEIVASFRARLSVTTIEGAIDAGVAGAGLLRATSYQVVHHVHAGRLKTVLEGYEPSPPPVHLVYGHQSRLPLKLRAFVDFAVPRLRSRLEAATL; encoded by the coding sequence ATGTCTGTGCTGCTTGCCGCCGTCGACGGCGGCAGCCTCTCCGCGGCGAGCCGCAAGCTCAGGCTTCCCCTCGCCACCGTCAGCCGCAAGGTTTCGGACCTGGAGAGCCATCTGAAGGCCAGCCTTCTGATCCGCTCGACCAAGGGGTTGGAACTGACGCCAGCGGGCCGGTCCTATGTCGTGGCCGCCAAGGCGATCCTGGAGCAGGTCAACGAGGCGGAGCGTACCGCCGCAGGCGAATATGTCGAACCCAAGGGCGATCTGGTCGTCACCGCGCCGACGATGCTCGGCCGGCTGCATGCCCTGCCGATCGTGCTCGAATTCCTGACCGCCTTCCCCGACGTGGCGGTCAGCCTGGTGCTCACCGACCGGGTCGCCCATTTCCTGGACGATCAGATCGACGTCGCCCTGAGGGTCGGTAACCTACCCGACAGCGATCTGATCGCGACCAGGCTCGGCTCTTTGCGGCGGGTTGTATGCGCAAGCCCGGACTACCTCTCAGCACGGGGCGAACCGGCGACGCCGAGTGAACTCGAGGCTCACAGCGTCATCTCGTTCGGGGGCGTCTCGGAGGTGCAGTCCTGGTCATTCTGGTCGGGTGACGAGGAGATCGTCGCATCGTTTCGCGCGCGCTTGAGCGTCACCACCATCGAAGGGGCGATCGACGCCGGGGTCGCGGGCGCGGGTCTGCTTCGGGCCACGTCCTATCAGGTCGTGCATCACGTCCACGCCGGCCGTTTGAAAACGGTCCTCGAAGGTTACGAACCGTCACCCCCTCCGGTGCATCTCGTCTATGGCCATCAAAGCCGCCTGCCCCTGAAGCTTCGGGCGTTCGTGGATTTTGCGGTTCCGCGGCTTCGCAGCCGGCTCGAGGCGGCCACTCTCTAG
- a CDS encoding AAA family ATPase, whose product MLFRGDKPVALGRRAVALLQALVERPGALVSKDALIAAAWPGQIVEDSNLTVQIAALRRILAGAPGGERWIETMPGRGYRFVGPVGEHVEEAFAVASPPGRASLEIAPGQHRFAERRRITAMSCELTCVPGQLGEPNLEDLQEANAAFQKCVAETANRHDAWVVSQLGNTVLVLFGYPSAHEHDAEQAVRAALELRAAAGTLGPVGGAKLGCRTGIATGMAIIGEIGAIGVSQDREIVGDAPNLAVQLRLSTDLGVVAVDSATRGLIGDLFDCREVDQVTTTGPVEPVRIWQVLGEGLVASRFEALRGTSLTQMVGRDEEIALLLRRWERAVAGEGQVVLISGEPGLGKSRLAAELERRLPGDPHFWQHYYCSPHRQDSALFPFIGELERESGFAGDDPTAARLGKLAALLGGSASPDEDVALLADLLNLPAPEPEVLARLSAARKKERTLAALIRRLEGLARQRPVMVIFEDAHWVDATSRELLDLAIERVRSLPVLLILTFRPEFKPPWTGLAHVTTLALSRLDRRDRKSLVAQVAGKALPDAVLEQIADRTDGVPLFVEELTKSVLENGQQLAEMDRFAADGATPSFAIPTSLYSSLLARLDRAAAVRLAQAGAAIGREFNYMLLRAVSGLSEDQLQSTLARLVASELVFQRGVPPDAVYSFKHALVQDVAYSSLVRGVRRQLHAAIAEALEAQSPGLLETQPELLGHHYAEAGLIEKSVAAWVSAGQRSAARSALAEAAAQFQKALEQLALTPESPERLRQELESCSALGALLRFVKGQAAPETGLAYARTMELWEQLGSPLEFRQAPYGRSMFHVYCGELDQALRVGEHLLSLSRERGDSAGLVLGRSAAGQSLLLAGDFAGSRPHLEELLVVYDPEAHAALVHQTGSHPLMTQAFLGLALFCLGFPDQASARSIAAIADARRLAHPTSLAVALAIGALQASLAGDHLTLDRYANELAVVAAEQGLPFYKAWAAIYRGYTQVQSGDVADGVALLRGGVAAYRATGAVMWLPHFIALQAAGHEVAGQVEEAAALLDDAIAITTRTGERWFAAELARRKGQLLLRQERSEAAEAHYREAVAIAQGQGARLWELRAATSLAQLRCDEGRPTEAADLLAPVHAWFAEGFATPDLQTAKTLLNGLSSGARPAAVAASNYRP is encoded by the coding sequence ATGCTGTTCCGCGGCGACAAGCCCGTGGCGCTCGGCCGGCGGGCGGTCGCCCTGTTGCAGGCGCTGGTGGAACGGCCCGGGGCGCTGGTTTCGAAAGATGCGTTGATCGCGGCCGCGTGGCCGGGCCAGATCGTCGAAGACAGCAACCTCACGGTTCAGATAGCGGCTTTGCGCCGGATCCTGGCGGGGGCCCCCGGCGGCGAGCGTTGGATCGAGACTATGCCGGGCCGCGGCTATCGCTTCGTTGGACCCGTCGGGGAGCACGTCGAGGAAGCCTTTGCCGTGGCGTCGCCTCCTGGGCGCGCGAGCCTCGAAATTGCGCCCGGTCAGCATCGGTTCGCCGAACGTCGCCGGATCACCGCGATGTCGTGCGAGCTGACCTGCGTACCCGGCCAGCTCGGCGAACCCAATCTCGAAGACCTGCAGGAAGCCAACGCGGCTTTTCAGAAGTGCGTAGCGGAGACAGCTAACCGCCACGATGCGTGGGTCGTCAGCCAGCTCGGGAACACAGTGTTGGTCCTGTTCGGCTATCCGTCGGCGCACGAGCATGACGCCGAGCAGGCGGTTCGCGCGGCGCTTGAGCTGCGCGCCGCGGCCGGGACCCTTGGGCCCGTCGGTGGAGCCAAGCTGGGTTGCCGAACCGGTATCGCCACCGGCATGGCGATCATCGGGGAGATCGGCGCAATCGGTGTATCGCAAGACCGCGAGATTGTCGGTGACGCGCCGAACCTCGCGGTTCAGCTGCGGCTATCGACGGACCTCGGGGTCGTGGCCGTTGACTCGGCGACACGCGGTCTGATCGGCGATCTGTTCGACTGCCGCGAAGTCGACCAGGTCACCACGACCGGTCCCGTCGAACCCGTCCGCATTTGGCAGGTGCTGGGGGAGGGCCTGGTCGCCAGCCGGTTCGAGGCCTTGCGGGGGACGTCGCTGACGCAGATGGTCGGTCGCGACGAAGAGATAGCCCTGCTGTTGCGGCGTTGGGAGCGCGCCGTGGCCGGCGAGGGGCAGGTCGTGCTGATCTCCGGCGAACCTGGACTTGGCAAGTCGCGCCTAGCCGCAGAACTGGAGCGCCGCCTGCCGGGGGATCCCCACTTCTGGCAGCACTACTATTGTTCGCCCCATCGCCAAGACAGCGCACTTTTCCCCTTTATCGGCGAGCTCGAGCGCGAATCCGGGTTTGCGGGGGACGATCCGACAGCGGCGCGGCTGGGGAAGCTCGCGGCGTTGCTGGGCGGCTCCGCCTCGCCGGACGAGGACGTGGCGCTGCTCGCCGACCTTCTGAACCTGCCGGCTCCGGAGCCCGAAGTCTTAGCGCGCCTGAGCGCAGCGCGGAAGAAAGAGCGGACGCTGGCAGCCCTGATCCGGCGGCTCGAAGGGCTGGCGCGTCAACGGCCTGTCATGGTGATTTTCGAAGATGCGCATTGGGTCGATGCGACGTCGCGGGAGCTCCTCGATCTTGCGATCGAGCGCGTCCGCAGCCTGCCGGTGCTGCTGATCTTGACGTTTCGCCCTGAGTTCAAGCCGCCCTGGACAGGCCTGGCGCATGTGACGACGCTGGCGCTCAGCCGCCTGGATCGGCGCGACCGCAAATCCTTGGTGGCCCAGGTCGCCGGCAAGGCGTTACCGGACGCCGTGCTGGAGCAGATCGCGGACCGCACCGACGGGGTGCCGCTGTTCGTCGAGGAACTGACCAAGAGCGTGCTCGAGAACGGCCAGCAGCTGGCGGAGATGGACCGCTTCGCAGCCGACGGCGCGACACCTTCGTTCGCGATCCCGACCAGCCTCTACTCCTCGCTACTGGCCCGGCTTGATCGTGCGGCTGCGGTACGGCTCGCGCAGGCTGGCGCGGCGATCGGGCGCGAATTCAACTATATGCTGCTGCGCGCGGTTTCCGGTCTGTCCGAGGACCAGCTGCAGAGCACGCTGGCCCGGCTGGTCGCATCCGAACTCGTATTTCAACGCGGTGTTCCGCCGGACGCGGTCTACAGCTTCAAACATGCGCTGGTGCAGGACGTGGCTTACAGCAGCCTGGTGCGGGGCGTTCGGCGACAGCTGCACGCCGCGATCGCCGAGGCCCTCGAGGCGCAATCGCCCGGTTTGCTGGAGACCCAGCCCGAACTGCTCGGGCATCACTATGCCGAGGCCGGGCTGATCGAAAAGTCCGTGGCGGCCTGGGTGAGCGCCGGCCAACGGTCCGCCGCGCGTTCAGCGCTGGCGGAGGCGGCCGCGCAGTTCCAAAAGGCGCTGGAGCAGTTGGCGCTGACGCCGGAAAGCCCCGAACGCCTGCGCCAGGAGTTGGAATCTTGCAGCGCTCTGGGTGCGTTGCTGCGGTTCGTCAAAGGCCAAGCGGCGCCGGAAACCGGCCTTGCCTATGCCCGCACAATGGAGCTTTGGGAGCAGCTGGGGTCCCCCCTGGAGTTCCGTCAAGCGCCCTATGGGCGTTCGATGTTCCACGTGTATTGCGGTGAACTCGATCAGGCGCTGCGCGTCGGCGAGCATTTGCTGAGCCTGAGCCGAGAGCGCGGCGACTCCGCCGGGCTTGTGCTGGGGCGCAGTGCGGCCGGGCAAAGCCTCTTGCTGGCGGGCGACTTTGCGGGTTCGCGGCCGCATCTGGAAGAACTGCTTGTTGTGTATGACCCGGAGGCCCATGCCGCGCTGGTCCATCAGACGGGCTCTCACCCCCTGATGACGCAGGCCTTCCTGGGGCTCGCGCTGTTCTGTCTCGGTTTTCCGGACCAGGCCAGCGCGCGGAGCATCGCCGCCATCGCTGACGCGCGCAGGCTGGCCCATCCTACGTCTCTGGCCGTGGCTCTGGCGATCGGCGCCCTGCAGGCTTCGCTTGCGGGGGACCACCTGACTCTCGACCGGTATGCGAACGAGCTGGCGGTTGTCGCGGCGGAACAGGGTTTACCGTTCTACAAGGCCTGGGCGGCCATCTATCGCGGCTACACACAGGTTCAGAGTGGCGATGTGGCGGACGGGGTGGCGCTACTTCGCGGTGGGGTGGCCGCTTACCGGGCGACCGGGGCAGTGATGTGGCTGCCGCATTTCATCGCTCTCCAGGCCGCCGGCCATGAGGTCGCCGGACAGGTCGAAGAGGCCGCGGCCCTGTTGGACGATGCGATCGCGATCACTACGCGGACCGGCGAGCGCTGGTTCGCCGCCGAGCTGGCCCGGCGCAAGGGCCAGTTGCTGCTGCGACAGGAGCGTTCCGAGGCTGCAGAAGCGCACTATCGCGAGGCTGTCGCCATCGCACAGGGGCAGGGCGCCAGGCTCTGGGAATTGCGCGCCGCCACGAGCCTCGCACAATTGCGCTGCGATGAGGGCCGCCCGACTGAAGCTGCCGACCTGCTCGCGCCCGTCCATGCCTGGTTCGCCGAGGGCTTTGCAACGCCCGACCTCCAGACGGCGAAAACCTTGCTCAACGGTCTGTCATCGGGCGCGCGGCCAGCGGCCGTCGCTGCATCAAACTATCGCCCCTGA
- a CDS encoding UBP-type zinc finger domain-containing protein — MSPHAGPKPFDHEERTMPETCEHLSAVDRVTPSARGCEECLKSGDRWVHLRLCRSCGHVGCCDQSKNRHATKHFRATGHPVIEGYDPPEGWGWCYVDEIFIDLPDQTPQVGPIPRYV; from the coding sequence GTGAGCCCGCACGCAGGACCCAAACCGTTTGACCACGAGGAGCGCACCATGCCGGAAACTTGTGAACACCTCTCGGCCGTCGATCGCGTGACGCCGAGCGCGCGCGGCTGCGAGGAGTGCCTGAAGTCCGGCGACCGCTGGGTGCACTTGAGACTATGCCGCAGCTGCGGCCATGTCGGCTGCTGCGATCAGTCGAAGAACCGGCACGCGACGAAGCATTTTCGCGCGACGGGTCATCCCGTCATCGAAGGCTATGACCCGCCGGAGGGCTGGGGCTGGTGCTATGTCGACGAGATCTTCATCGACCTGCCAGATCAAACCCCACAGGTCGGCCCCATCCCGCGCTATGTATGA
- a CDS encoding carboxymuconolactone decarboxylase family protein, giving the protein MARIAIPTKDEAPAKAQPILENYNKVLGTIPNFFAMISQSPDALKAIADMHGTLGKSLGHKTRERIHVMTAEVNGCSYCLTAHSYLGAKLNGLTAEDLELNRSGHSTDPKADAALTFAYKVAQSRGHIEDADFEAVRAAGFSDAEVIDIVAETAFSFITNLFNNTFGTERDDLFQPALTVRSAA; this is encoded by the coding sequence ATGGCCCGCATCGCCATCCCCACCAAAGACGAAGCTCCGGCGAAGGCTCAGCCGATCCTGGAGAACTACAACAAGGTCCTGGGGACCATCCCCAATTTCTTCGCGATGATCTCCCAGTCGCCCGACGCCCTGAAGGCGATCGCCGACATGCACGGCACGCTCGGAAAGAGCCTTGGCCACAAAACCCGCGAGCGCATCCACGTGATGACCGCTGAGGTGAACGGCTGCAGCTACTGCCTGACCGCCCATAGCTACCTCGGCGCCAAGCTGAATGGCCTGACGGCCGAGGATCTGGAGCTGAACCGTTCGGGCCATTCCACCGATCCGAAGGCTGACGCTGCTCTGACCTTTGCCTACAAGGTCGCTCAATCGCGCGGCCATATTGAGGACGCCGATTTCGAAGCCGTCCGCGCCGCCGGCTTCTCCGACGCCGAGGTTATCGACATCGTCGCGGAAACCGCGTTCAGCTTCATCACCAACCTGTTCAACAACACTTTCGGGACTGAGCGGGACGACCTGTTCCAGCCCGCGCTGACCGTTCGATCAGCGGCCTGA